Proteins found in one Primulina eburnea isolate SZY01 chromosome 16, ASM2296580v1, whole genome shotgun sequence genomic segment:
- the LOC140816102 gene encoding uncharacterized protein yields the protein MAMLHCYTDRIKCKVFLTTLVDSAQRWFDGLAPLSIKSFDDFQKIFLHHFSSNKKYKKTAFSLFEVRQGPEESLRMYIKRFNKVALDVPTCAAETKTTAFTQGLKESEFFKSLTKKVPEDFEDLLSRTEKYINMEEAQRQKREAIRKERGDRASKPEERGPRRGNPGHFSQHVPLKNIREREVQECSRDPVPDHPLSQPERSGFCTKHGVCQHSTENCKALKRNYVPPTSQGYNQSVKRSRGPLWTPRPPVPNTRINARSDPRNDVGRRREPEPEKKRSSSPAAGLIKMISGGSTDGDSNQARKSRSRRECMEVEGSRRNEAVISFGPEDLRGINIPHNDALVIQAQVANYDILRVFVDSVSSVNVIFKDALVQMDLQGFKLEIVETALFGFAGHAVYLEGEIVLPLTLGSRDVKKTVMTTFTVVDSPSSFNIILGRPAMNELSAVASTYHQKIKFPVGSQVGEVRGDQPSSWKCYVEGIRAYQGKSRKEGKKAKTEEVRGRVVEKGEVHFVAEEEQEAVEIGPGQQIRQELTGISPLISEHRLNILPGAHPVKQKKRKFGPEKDKVIDEQVRELLQAGHIREIQFPTWLSNVVLVPKATGKWRMCVDFRDLNKACPKDHYPLPRIDQLVDSTSGFELLSFMDAYQGYHQIPLAKNDQEKASFITSGGTFCYVVMPFGLKNAGATYQRLMNKVFEKQLGRNLEVYVDDILGKSKEVADFIVDLEETFATLTSYGIKLNPAKCIFGVRSGKFLGFIVTERGIEVNQEKVKSVLCMPSPRSVKEVQKLTGRIASLSRFISRSAHRSCPFFQVLRKAQKFGWDDKCEQAFQDLKNHLAELPVLVKPEPGDKLFVYLSTTEYAVSSVLIKEEDSDQKPVYYVSHALRGPELRYSEVEKMALALVVTAQKLRPYFLSHLIIVFTNSPLGRIMTHSEVSGRMIKWNVELGEYDIEYKPRVAIKAQALSDFLSEMIQPAEEERWRVFVDGASCLAGCGVGVVIISPSGEKIKLAVKIDSRVTNNEAEYEAVLAGIRATREIGAARIIFYSDSQLITQQIKGVYEVKDDRMLKYLHLIKAQAEVFMDWSIE from the exons ATGGCTATGTTGCATTGCTACACCGATAGGATCAAGTGTAAAGTGTTTTTGACTACGCTGGTAGATTCGGCTCAAAGATGGTTTGATGGATTGGCTCCATTGAGTATTAAATCGTTTGATgattttcagaaaatctttTTGCATCATTTCAGTAGCAACAAAAAGTATAAGAAAACTGCTTTCAGTTTGTTCGAAGTAAGGCAAGGCCCGGAGGAGAGTCTGAGGATGTATATTAAGAGGTTTAATAAAGTGGCCTTGGATGTGCCTACTTGCGCTGCGGAGACAAAAACCACTGCTTTCACTCAAGGTTTGAAAGAGAGTGAGTTTTTCAAATCGTTAACAAAGAAAGTGCCTGAGGACTTTGAAGATTTGCTGTCTCGGACAGAGAAATACATTAATATGGAGGAAGCCCAGAGACAAAAGAGGGAAGCCATCAGAAAGGAGAGAGGGGACCGGGCATCTAAGCCCGAGGAGAGAGGACCAAGGCGGGGTAATCCAGGGCACTTCTCCCAGCACGTGCCACTGAAAAATATCCGGGAGAGAGAGGTACAGGAATGCAGTAGGGATCCAGTTCCCGATCACCCGCTGTCTCAGCCCGAGAGAAGTGGATTTTGTACTAAGCACGGAGTATGTCAGCACAGTACTGAGAATTGTAAGGCTTTAAAGAGAAATTATGTTCCACCCACCAGTCAGGGATATAATCAATCGGTCAAGAGGTCGAGAGGTCCACTCTGGACACCTCGGCCACCAGTGCCTAACACCCGGATAAACGCAAGGAGTGACCCGAGGAACGATGTGGGTAGGAGGAGGGAGCCGGAGCCCGAGAAGAAGAGATCTTCATCCCCTGCGGCGGGATTGATCAAAATGATCTCGGGAGGATCTACTGATGGAGATTCAAATCAAGCCAGGAAGTCGAGAAGTAGGCGGGAGTGTATGGAGGTGGAAGGATCTAGGAGAAACGAGGCCGTGATCAGTTTTGGTCCGGAAGATCTAAGGGGAATAAACATTCCACACAACGATGCTCTGGTCATCCAAGCCCAGGTGGCCAACTACGACATTTTGAGAGTCTTTGTGGATTCGGTCAGTTCAGTCAATGTGATTTTTAAAGATGCCTTAGTGCAGATGGATTTGCAAGGGTTTAAGTTGGAGATTGTGGAGACTGCCCTGTTTGGTTTTGCCGGACATGCGGTTTATCTGGAGGGAGAAATTGTTCTGCCACTCACTCTAGGCTCCCGGGATGTCAAGAAAACAGTCATGACCACCTTCACAGTGGTGGATTCCCCCTCATctttcaatatcattctggggaGGCCGGCCATGAATGAGTTGAGTGCAGTGGCATCTACTTACcatcaaaagatcaaatttccAGTGGGAAGTCAAGTAGGAGAGGTCCGGGGAGATCAGCCTTCTTCCTGGAAATGTTATGTGGAGGGTATCCGGGCATATCAAGGCAAGTCTAGAAAGGAGGGGAAGAAAGCCAAGACGGAGGAAGTCAGGGGGAGAGTGGTGGAAAAAGGGGAAGTACACTTTGTGGCAGAAGAGGAGCAGGAGGCTGTGGAGATAGGACCAGGCCAACAGATCCGG CAGGAACTAACAGGGATTTCACCCCTGATATCTGAGCATCGATTAAACATTCTCCCGGGAGCTCACCCAGTCAAGCAGAAGAAGAGAAAATTTGGTCCCGAAAAGGACAAAGTTATAGATGAACAGGTGAGAGAGTTGCTGCAAGCTGGCCACATTCGGGAGATACAATTTCCTACATGGCTCTCGAATGTGGTTCTGGTACCCAAAGCCACCGGGAAGTGGAGAATGTGTGTTGATTTCCGGGACCTCAATAAAGCATGTCCAAAAGATCATTACCCATTGCCCCGTATTGATCAGTTGGTGGATTCCACCTCAGGCTTCGAGCTGCTCAGTTTCATGGATGCCTATCAGggatatcatcaaattcctTTGGCAAAAAATGATCAAGAAAAGGCCAGCTTTATCACCTCGGGAGGTACATTCTGTTATGTTGTAATGCCTTTCGGGTTGAAAAATGCAGGGGCCACGTATCAACGTTTAATGAATAAAGTCTTTGAGAAGCAGCTGGGAAGAAATCTGGAggtttatgtggatgacattcTGGGAAAATCAAAGGAGGTGGCGGATTTTATTGTTGATTTGGAAGAGACCTTTGCCACTTTGACATCTTATGGAATCAAGCTCAATCCTGCTAAATGTATTTTCGGAGTCAGGAGTGGCAAGTTCTTGGGCTTTATAGTGACAGAGCGGGGGATCGAAGTCAATCAAGAAAAAGTAAAATCCGTGTTGTGTATGCCTTCTCCCCGATCTGTCAAAGAAGTGCAGAAGTTGACCGGGAGGATTGCCTCTTTATCTCGGTTTATATCTCGGTCAGCCCACAGGAGTTGTCCTTTCTTTCAGGTTCTCAGAAAAGCCCAGAAGTTCGGTTGGGATGATAAGTGTGAGCAGGCTTTCCAGGATCTAAAAAATCATTTGGCTGAGCTCCCAGTGCTGGTAAAACCCGAGCCCGGGGATAAATTATTTGTATATTTGTCCACCACAGAGTATGCCGTTAGCTCAGTGTTAATAAAGGAAGAAGATTCTGACCAGAAGCCTGTCTACTATGTCAGTCATGCCCTGAGAGGTCCCGAGCTACGGTACAGTGAAGTGGAGAAGATGGCCCTGGCTTTGGTTGTGACTGCTCAGAAGTTGCGGCCTTATTTTCTGTCACATCTCATTATCGTCTTTACTAACAGCCCGCTTGGAAGAATTATGACTCATTCAGAAGTGTCCGGGCGGATGATTAAATGGAATGTGGAATTGGGGGAATACGATATTGAGTACAAACCCCGGGTGGCCATAAAAGCGCAGGCTTTATCCGATTTCCTATCTGAGATGATTCAACCTGCTGAGGAAGAAAGATGGAGAGTGTTTGTGGATGGGGCTTCTTGCCTGGCTGGATGCGGAGTCGGAGTTGTGATAATATCCCCGTCGGGAGAGAAGATTAAGTTGGCAGTAAAAATTGATTCCCGGGTGACGAATAATGAAGCAGAGTATGAGGCTGTTCTAGCCGGTATCCGAGCTACCCGGGAAATCGGAGCGGCCAGAATTATATTTTACTCCGATTCACAGTTGATTACTCAGCAGATAAAGGGTGTGTATGAAGTCAAGGATGACAGGATGCTCAAATATTTGCATCTCATCAAAGCCCAGGCAGAAGTATTCATGGATTGGAGTATTGAGTAG